Proteins encoded together in one Corallococcus soli window:
- a CDS encoding glycosyltransferase family 4 protein, which produces MMRARKLVTVSHSYVVTLNRRLANEMARAGAGRWDVTAVAPRAFHGDLSPLVLQREPDEPVRIEAVRAFFSRSLHGFVYGPELRARLSRGVDLVHAWEEPYVLAGLEVALLTPRRVPLVFCTAQNLTKRYPPPFAQAERLVVHRAAGWVAWGQTVRDTLQARRDYASRPSRFIPMGVDVEQFQPDAAAGADFRRKLGWETQGPPVVGYLGRFVPEKGVRLLMDALDALRTPWRALFVGGGPMEATLRAWALRHAERVRIVTGVPHAGVPQALNAMDVLCAPSQTTPRWKEQFGRMLAEAFACGVPVLGSDSGEVPFTVGDAGQVLPEADLHAWTHALATLLENPSERRELAHRGRERALSHFAWPVVARAHLDFFEEVLQRRS; this is translated from the coding sequence GTGATGCGCGCCCGGAAGCTCGTCACCGTCTCGCACTCCTACGTCGTCACGCTCAACCGCCGGCTGGCCAACGAGATGGCACGCGCGGGCGCGGGGCGCTGGGACGTCACCGCCGTGGCGCCGCGCGCATTCCATGGAGACCTGAGCCCGCTGGTGCTCCAGCGCGAGCCCGACGAGCCCGTGCGCATCGAAGCCGTGCGCGCCTTCTTCAGCCGCTCCCTGCACGGCTTCGTCTACGGACCGGAGCTGCGCGCGCGGCTGTCGCGAGGCGTGGACCTGGTGCACGCGTGGGAGGAGCCCTATGTGCTGGCGGGCCTGGAGGTGGCCCTGCTGACGCCGCGCCGGGTGCCGCTCGTGTTCTGCACGGCGCAGAACCTGACCAAGCGCTACCCCCCGCCCTTCGCGCAGGCCGAACGCCTCGTCGTGCACCGCGCGGCGGGCTGGGTCGCCTGGGGACAGACGGTGCGGGACACGCTCCAGGCACGGCGCGACTACGCGTCGCGGCCCTCGCGCTTCATCCCCATGGGCGTGGACGTGGAGCAGTTCCAGCCGGACGCGGCGGCGGGCGCGGACTTCCGACGGAAGCTCGGGTGGGAGACGCAGGGCCCCCCCGTGGTGGGCTACCTGGGGCGCTTCGTCCCGGAGAAGGGCGTGCGACTCCTGATGGATGCGCTCGATGCCCTGCGCACCCCGTGGAGGGCCCTCTTCGTCGGCGGAGGCCCCATGGAAGCGACGCTGCGCGCCTGGGCCCTACGCCATGCGGAGCGCGTGCGCATCGTCACCGGCGTGCCGCACGCGGGCGTGCCCCAGGCCCTCAACGCCATGGACGTCCTGTGCGCGCCCAGCCAGACGACGCCCCGGTGGAAGGAGCAGTTCGGCCGCATGCTCGCGGAGGCCTTCGCGTGCGGCGTGCCCGTGCTCGGCAGCGACTCCGGCGAAGTGCCCTTCACCGTGGGCGATGCCGGACAGGTCCTCCCCGAAGCGGACCTCCACGCATGGACCCACGCGCTCGCGACCCTGCTGGAGAACCCGTCCGAGCGTCGGGAGCTGGCCCACAGGGGCCGTGAGCGCGCCCTGTCCCACTTCGCCTGGCCGGTGGTGGCGCGGGCGCACCTCGACTTCTTCGAGGAAGTGCTCCAGCGCCGGAGCTGA
- a CDS encoding glycosyltransferase: MEAHVRTLARAQAALGAQVEVLCANHSVDGTGTSHEFHGRSPTREDWDGPVRVVRLGRLASVARMDVMPALPLALRRALARGVDVVHLHVPNPSMVLALDAVPRLPAVVVTHQSDIIRQKVAGALFRPFEWMLYARAARLLATSEAYVRGSSLLSTFRDKVRVLPLGIELDAYLHPSAEAREAQARWTAEAAGGPLWLMVGRLVYYKGLFTALEALVHAPGRLVVVGEGPLAAEGRERARALGIEDRVTWAGYLSPEALTGAFRAATALWFPSNARSEAYGLSQVEALASGLPVLNTAIPDSGVAWVSVHERTGLTVPVGDARALAAAARRLVEEPGLRERLGRGAQERARAEFAHDVMASRSLDLYAEALGRPPLVEARPPASVRHIVGGG, encoded by the coding sequence ATGGAGGCGCACGTGCGGACGCTGGCGCGCGCGCAGGCCGCGCTGGGCGCGCAGGTGGAGGTGCTGTGCGCGAACCACTCCGTGGACGGCACCGGCACCAGCCACGAGTTCCACGGCCGCAGCCCCACGCGCGAGGACTGGGACGGCCCGGTGCGCGTGGTGCGCCTGGGGCGGCTGGCCTCCGTGGCGCGCATGGACGTGATGCCGGCGCTGCCGCTGGCGCTGCGTCGCGCGCTGGCGCGGGGCGTGGACGTGGTGCACCTGCACGTGCCCAACCCGAGCATGGTGCTGGCGCTGGACGCCGTGCCGCGCCTGCCCGCGGTGGTGGTGACGCACCAGAGCGACATCATCCGCCAGAAGGTCGCGGGCGCGCTCTTCCGCCCCTTCGAGTGGATGCTGTACGCCCGCGCGGCGCGGCTGCTGGCCACGAGCGAGGCGTACGTGCGCGGCTCGTCGCTGCTCTCCACCTTCCGGGACAAGGTGAGGGTGCTGCCGCTGGGCATCGAGCTGGACGCGTACCTGCACCCTTCGGCTGAAGCGCGCGAGGCCCAGGCGCGGTGGACGGCGGAGGCGGCGGGCGGCCCGCTGTGGCTGATGGTCGGGCGGCTCGTCTACTACAAGGGCCTGTTCACGGCGCTGGAGGCGCTGGTGCACGCGCCGGGGCGGCTGGTCGTCGTGGGCGAGGGGCCGCTGGCCGCCGAAGGGCGCGAGCGGGCGCGGGCGCTGGGCATCGAGGACCGCGTGACGTGGGCGGGCTACCTGTCGCCGGAGGCGCTCACGGGCGCGTTCCGGGCGGCCACCGCGCTGTGGTTCCCGAGCAACGCGCGCAGCGAGGCGTATGGCCTGTCGCAGGTGGAGGCCCTGGCGAGCGGCCTGCCCGTCCTCAACACCGCCATCCCGGACTCGGGCGTGGCGTGGGTGAGCGTGCACGAGCGCACCGGGCTGACGGTGCCGGTGGGGGATGCGCGGGCGCTGGCGGCGGCGGCGCGCCGGCTGGTGGAGGAGCCCGGGCTGCGCGAGCGGCTGGGCAGGGGCGCGCAGGAGCGCGCGCGGGCGGAGTTCGCCCATGACGTGATGGCGTCGCGCAGCCTGGACCTGTACGCGGAGGCGCTGGGACGCCCGCCCCTGGTGGAGGCCCGGCCTCCGGCGTCGGTCCGGCACATCGTGGGCGGAGGCTGA
- a CDS encoding glycosyltransferase family 4 protein, with translation MPAPLPTWHLLTGEYPPVAGGVADHSRLIAEALVRAGEQVHVWAPGPPGVVTEAGVTVHRAPGRFLPGDLRTLSRELDACPGPRRLLLQYVPHALGLKAMNVPFCAWFAARAKDERQVFFHEVVYPWRLHAPWRHHVLAATTRVMLRLVAEAADRGFVSIPTWADHLSVRARRRTEWRPVPSNLPTEVSTVEARRARASLPEGPVVGHFGTYGAAIVGPLESVLVSVLRADPRRQGLLLGRGSRAFMEAVAHRRPDVAARLHARDTLSPEEAAAFLRVCDVLVQPYPDGVSTRRGSAMAGLGLGVPVVTNTGHLTEPLWRDLLPVALVEGTAPSALVEATEHLLSQDEARRALGEHAARIYREHFALERTVEALLRKPPGGTS, from the coding sequence GTGCCTGCCCCCCTCCCCACCTGGCATCTGCTGACGGGCGAGTACCCCCCCGTGGCGGGCGGCGTCGCGGACCACTCGCGGCTCATCGCGGAGGCGCTGGTGCGCGCGGGTGAGCAGGTCCACGTCTGGGCGCCGGGCCCGCCAGGGGTCGTGACGGAGGCCGGGGTGACGGTCCACCGCGCGCCGGGGCGGTTCCTGCCGGGCGACCTGCGGACGTTGTCGCGCGAACTGGATGCGTGCCCTGGCCCGCGCAGACTGCTGCTCCAGTACGTGCCGCACGCGCTGGGGCTGAAGGCGATGAACGTCCCGTTCTGCGCGTGGTTCGCCGCGCGAGCGAAGGACGAGCGCCAGGTGTTCTTCCACGAGGTCGTCTACCCGTGGCGCCTCCACGCGCCGTGGCGACACCACGTCCTGGCCGCGACCACGCGGGTGATGCTGCGGCTGGTGGCGGAGGCCGCGGACCGTGGCTTCGTCTCCATCCCGACGTGGGCGGATCACCTGTCCGTCCGGGCCCGGCGGCGCACCGAATGGCGTCCCGTGCCCAGCAACCTCCCGACGGAGGTGTCCACCGTGGAGGCGCGCCGCGCGCGGGCCTCCCTTCCCGAGGGGCCGGTGGTGGGCCACTTCGGGACGTACGGCGCGGCCATCGTGGGGCCGCTGGAGTCGGTGCTCGTCTCCGTGCTGCGCGCGGATCCCCGGCGGCAGGGCCTGCTGCTGGGCCGGGGCAGCCGCGCGTTCATGGAGGCCGTGGCCCACCGGCGTCCGGACGTGGCGGCCCGCCTCCATGCCCGCGACACGCTCTCACCGGAAGAGGCCGCGGCCTTCCTGAGGGTCTGTGACGTGCTGGTGCAACCGTATCCGGATGGCGTCAGCACCCGACGGGGCAGCGCGATGGCGGGGCTCGGGCTGGGAGTCCCCGTGGTCACGAACACGGGCCACCTCACGGAGCCCCTGTGGCGGGACCTGCTGCCGGTGGCGCTGGTGGAGGGCACGGCGCCGTCCGCGCTCGTGGAGGCCACGGAGCACCTGCTCTCGCAGGACGAAGCCCGCCGCGCGCTGGGGGAGCACGCCGCGCGCATCTACCGCGAACACTTCGCGCTGGAGCGCACGGTGGAGGCGCTCTTGCGGAAGCCTCCGGGAGGAACGTCGTGA
- a CDS encoding glycosyltransferase gives MDPREEGWPSMDLVGEALLEQWSALPREVTVTGLRPPMPHAVRRLPRVGARNAAFNADRLLTRFGLYPARLLRERRAHDAFHVVDHTYAQLVHALPAERTGVFCHDLDAFRSVLEPGREPRPAWFRLMARTTLKGLERAAVVFHSTQAVRAELLAHGVVPEDRLVWAPYGVSPEYRAEPVPGDASDAVLAPLHGRPYLLHVGSAIRRKRLDVLFEVFAALRAKHPDLLLLQQGGALDATQRAQVRRLGLEDALVQPPRQERPTLAGLYRRASAVLVPSEAEGFGLPVIEALACGAPVVASDLPVLREVGADACTYAPVGDVAAWTDTVDALLTGRRPAPARQARHARAARFTWSAHARTVLGAYLRQLDRPGRV, from the coding sequence ATGGATCCGCGCGAGGAGGGCTGGCCCAGCATGGACCTCGTGGGCGAGGCGTTGCTGGAGCAGTGGTCCGCCCTGCCCCGCGAAGTCACCGTCACGGGCCTGCGGCCTCCCATGCCCCACGCCGTGCGCCGCCTGCCTCGCGTGGGCGCGCGCAACGCCGCCTTCAACGCGGACCGCCTGCTCACCCGCTTCGGCCTCTACCCGGCGCGACTGCTGCGGGAGCGCCGCGCGCACGACGCCTTCCACGTCGTGGACCACACGTACGCGCAGCTCGTGCACGCCCTGCCCGCGGAGCGCACCGGCGTCTTCTGCCACGACCTGGACGCCTTCCGCTCCGTGCTGGAGCCGGGACGCGAGCCCCGGCCGGCGTGGTTCCGCCTGATGGCCCGCACCACGCTGAAGGGCCTGGAGCGCGCGGCGGTCGTGTTCCACAGCACGCAGGCGGTGCGCGCGGAGCTGCTCGCGCACGGCGTGGTGCCCGAGGACCGGCTGGTCTGGGCCCCCTACGGCGTGTCCCCCGAGTACCGGGCCGAGCCCGTCCCCGGCGACGCAAGCGACGCCGTGCTCGCGCCGCTCCACGGTCGGCCGTACCTGCTGCACGTGGGCAGCGCCATCCGTCGCAAGCGCCTGGACGTCCTCTTCGAAGTCTTCGCGGCGCTGCGCGCGAAGCATCCGGACCTCCTGCTGCTCCAGCAAGGCGGCGCGCTGGATGCGACGCAGCGGGCGCAGGTGCGGCGGCTCGGTCTGGAGGACGCGCTGGTGCAACCGCCGCGACAGGAGCGGCCGACCCTCGCGGGGCTCTACCGACGCGCGAGCGCCGTGCTGGTGCCCAGCGAAGCGGAGGGCTTCGGCCTGCCCGTCATCGAAGCCCTGGCGTGCGGCGCTCCCGTGGTGGCCAGCGACCTGCCGGTGCTGCGGGAGGTGGGCGCTGACGCCTGCACCTACGCTCCGGTAGGCGACGTGGCCGCCTGGACGGACACGGTGGATGCGCTGCTCACCGGCCGCCGCCCCGCCCCCGCGCGCCAGGCACGACACGCTCGCGCGGCCCGCTTCACCTGGAGCGCCCACGCGCGCACCGTGCTGGGCGCCTACCTGCGTCAGCTTGACCGCCCCGGACGGGTCTGA
- a CDS encoding glycosyltransferase family 4 protein, which produces MRVLHVSSGNLYGGIETFLRTLALAGARRGGGAEHAFALCFEGRIAQELREAGAALHLLGPAKVSRPWLVWEARRALMALLKREAFSAVVCHAAWPQALFGPVVRTAGVPLLFFQHDALTGEHWVERWARVTEPALALCNSRYTAATLGRVYPRTPWRVLHPPVPEGGGGLSASERASLRGELGASAEDVVIVHASRMQEWKGQRLLLESLGRLRQVPGWKAWFAGGAQRPEEVAYEGGLKAQAAQLGLAERVRFLGQRSDVPRLLRAADVHCQPNVGPEPFGLAFVEALYAGLPVVTTALGGPLEIIDASCGVLVPPKVEALALALRGLIKDGERRRTLGRGGPSRAEALSAPSVFLAALEEAVRSVAREPGA; this is translated from the coding sequence ATGCGCGTGCTGCACGTGTCCAGCGGCAACCTGTACGGCGGCATCGAGACGTTCCTGCGCACGCTGGCGCTCGCGGGCGCACGGCGGGGCGGGGGCGCGGAGCACGCGTTCGCGCTGTGCTTCGAGGGCCGCATCGCGCAGGAGCTGCGTGAGGCGGGCGCCGCGTTGCACCTGCTGGGGCCCGCGAAGGTGAGCCGTCCCTGGTTGGTGTGGGAGGCGCGCCGCGCGCTGATGGCGCTGCTGAAGCGCGAGGCGTTCTCCGCGGTGGTGTGTCACGCGGCGTGGCCGCAGGCGCTCTTCGGGCCGGTGGTGCGCACGGCCGGGGTGCCGCTGCTCTTCTTCCAGCATGACGCGCTCACGGGCGAGCACTGGGTGGAGCGCTGGGCGCGGGTCACCGAGCCGGCGCTGGCGCTCTGCAACAGCCGCTACACCGCGGCCACGCTGGGCCGGGTGTATCCGCGCACGCCGTGGCGCGTGCTCCACCCTCCCGTGCCGGAGGGCGGCGGAGGGCTCAGCGCTTCCGAGCGCGCGTCGCTTCGGGGCGAACTGGGCGCGAGCGCGGAGGATGTCGTCATCGTCCACGCCAGCCGCATGCAGGAGTGGAAGGGCCAGCGGCTGCTGCTGGAGTCGCTGGGCCGGCTGCGGCAGGTGCCGGGCTGGAAGGCGTGGTTCGCGGGCGGAGCGCAGCGTCCGGAGGAGGTCGCGTACGAGGGCGGCCTGAAGGCGCAGGCCGCGCAACTGGGGCTTGCTGAGCGGGTGCGCTTCCTGGGGCAGCGCTCGGACGTGCCCCGGTTGCTGCGCGCGGCGGACGTGCACTGCCAGCCCAACGTCGGGCCGGAGCCCTTCGGCCTCGCGTTCGTGGAGGCGCTGTACGCGGGGCTCCCCGTGGTCACCACCGCGCTGGGCGGACCGCTGGAGATCATCGACGCGTCGTGCGGCGTGCTGGTTCCTCCGAAGGTGGAGGCCCTGGCCCTGGCGCTGCGCGGGCTCATCAAGGACGGGGAGCGGCGGCGGACGCTGGGACGCGGAGGCCCTTCGCGGGCGGAGGCCCTGAGCGCGCCGTCCGTGTTCCTGGCCGCGCTGGAGGAGGCGGTGCGCTCCGTGGCCCGGGAGCCCGGGGCATGA
- a CDS encoding glycosyltransferase family 4 protein, with product MRPYTLIAGDFVSTGGMDRANLALADWLARRGGPVRLVAHRVEDSLLRYPNVHFVRVPKPANAYLLGEPLLDVVGRFWASRTLAEGGQVVANGGNCVVPAANWVHYVHGAHAPQVVGHPLRRLKGRVSHRVFLRREQRALRAARIIIANSERTRQDLLAATGVEPSRVHVVYLGGDPTRFTPTSPALRRQARAGLGWPEDRRVALFVGALGDQRKGFDTLFHAWIRLCALKTWDVDLCVVGAGAQRESWEREARLRGLGDRVRFLGFRKDVPHLLAAADLLVAPTRYEPYGLGVHEALCVGIPALVSRSAGVAERYPAELQGLLLDSPEDSGELMRRLEDWRGRGELLAPAVASVSSTLRAWTWDAMAEALVARLEA from the coding sequence ATGCGACCGTACACGCTCATCGCGGGTGACTTCGTCTCCACCGGAGGCATGGACCGCGCGAACCTGGCGCTGGCGGATTGGCTCGCGCGTCGGGGTGGGCCCGTGCGGCTGGTGGCGCACCGGGTGGAGGACTCGCTCCTGCGCTACCCCAACGTGCACTTCGTCCGTGTGCCCAAGCCCGCCAACGCGTACCTGCTGGGCGAGCCGCTGCTCGACGTGGTGGGGCGCTTCTGGGCCTCGCGCACGCTGGCGGAGGGCGGGCAGGTGGTGGCCAACGGGGGCAACTGCGTGGTGCCCGCGGCCAACTGGGTCCACTACGTCCACGGCGCCCATGCGCCGCAGGTCGTGGGACATCCGCTGCGTCGGCTCAAGGGCCGCGTGAGCCATCGCGTGTTCCTGCGTCGCGAGCAACGCGCGCTGCGCGCCGCGCGCATCATCATCGCGAACTCGGAGCGCACGCGGCAGGACCTGCTGGCCGCGACCGGGGTGGAGCCCTCGCGCGTCCACGTCGTCTACCTGGGCGGCGACCCCACGCGCTTCACGCCCACGTCCCCCGCGCTGCGGCGTCAGGCCCGCGCCGGGCTGGGCTGGCCCGAGGACCGGCGCGTGGCGCTGTTCGTGGGCGCGCTGGGCGACCAGCGCAAGGGCTTCGACACGCTCTTCCACGCGTGGATCCGACTGTGCGCGCTGAAGACGTGGGACGTGGACCTGTGCGTGGTGGGAGCGGGCGCGCAGCGGGAGTCCTGGGAGCGCGAGGCCCGGCTGCGCGGGCTGGGCGACCGCGTGCGCTTCCTGGGCTTCCGCAAGGACGTGCCCCACCTGCTGGCCGCCGCGGACCTGTTGGTGGCGCCCACCCGCTACGAGCCCTACGGCCTGGGCGTGCATGAGGCGCTGTGCGTGGGCATCCCCGCGCTGGTGAGTCGCTCGGCGGGCGTGGCCGAGCGCTACCCCGCCGAACTCCAGGGGCTGCTGCTCGACTCGCCGGAGGACTCGGGGGAGCTGATGCGGCGCCTGGAGGACTGGCGAGGCCGGGGCGAGCTGCTGGCGCCCGCCGTGGCCTCGGTGTCCTCCACGCTGCGCGCCTGGACGTGGGACGCGATGGCGGAAGCGCTGGTGGCCCGGCTGGAGGCGTGA
- a CDS encoding GumC family protein, with protein MEGTVLDPAEGAPGATSASMLHRARRLWRRRWVMLGVALAVTALTAAWTLRQPRIYAASTSLIIDVTAPRILDGEVKEVMGEERSNYWFNKEYTGTQSEVILSRAVSSRVVDRLGLANDPDFLGLPKNQDEKTRVQALQGADAVGVLRSRIQVMPGKDSRVMNIGVEDVDPARAALLANEVAAAYMAENQALKMRVTEEARTWLEIRRDELGREAKAGELAVYDLKKDADMLSTSLESRLSIVSERINSYNLKLTDVRTRIAAQQARVDAIHQLRKAAGTDETWAEAVPGAKDGPIQDMKMRYGEQKVACAELSERYLPEHPKLLECNRKLAVVREDLLKSLGNVVRAAELQLLEVKGEERNLNKLLDETKAEAFLVNKKAIEYGQLQRESDDNQRRYEDVLKRLKDVELSSLLRTSNVRVLDAARPALVPVRPHTRRNLMVGWVMGLLLGLGAAVLLEFLENTVTSQADVEEGLGLAFLGVVPRMEGGREQGERDLYVHRAPRSAVAECCRAVRTNLLFMSPDEPFKTLVVTSSGPQEGKSTTCINLGVAMAQSGNRVLLLDTDMRRPRLHRAFGVPNDVGISSLVVGEGSLDKAVKSTEVPNLFVLPCGPLPPNPAELLHTRAFKDLLRAASEKFDRVILDSPPLNAVVDAAVLATQADGVVMVFKANKTDRGAAKRALRSLADVQARMFGAILNDVDLRQPRYGDTYLGYQGYGPTQDGPKGAKGGVAPS; from the coding sequence GTGGAAGGAACGGTGTTGGACCCGGCCGAGGGTGCTCCCGGCGCGACGTCCGCGAGCATGCTGCACCGGGCGCGGAGGCTGTGGCGCAGGCGCTGGGTGATGCTGGGGGTGGCGCTGGCGGTCACCGCGCTCACCGCGGCCTGGACGTTGCGGCAGCCGCGCATCTACGCGGCCAGCACGTCGCTCATCATCGACGTCACCGCGCCCCGCATCCTGGACGGCGAGGTGAAGGAGGTGATGGGGGAGGAGCGCAGCAACTACTGGTTCAACAAGGAATACACCGGCACGCAGAGCGAGGTCATCCTGTCGCGCGCGGTGTCGAGCCGCGTGGTGGACCGGCTGGGGCTGGCCAATGATCCGGACTTCCTGGGCCTGCCCAAGAACCAGGATGAGAAGACGCGCGTGCAGGCGCTCCAGGGCGCGGACGCGGTGGGGGTGCTGCGCTCGCGCATCCAGGTGATGCCCGGCAAGGACTCGCGGGTGATGAACATCGGGGTGGAGGACGTGGACCCCGCGCGAGCGGCGCTGCTCGCCAACGAGGTGGCCGCCGCGTACATGGCGGAGAACCAGGCGCTCAAGATGCGCGTCACGGAGGAGGCCCGGACGTGGCTGGAGATCCGCCGGGACGAACTGGGCCGCGAGGCGAAGGCCGGCGAGCTGGCCGTCTACGACTTGAAGAAGGACGCGGACATGCTGTCCACGTCGCTGGAGTCGCGGCTCTCCATCGTCAGCGAGCGGATCAACTCCTACAACCTGAAGCTCACCGACGTGCGCACGCGCATCGCGGCGCAGCAGGCGCGCGTGGACGCCATCCACCAGCTGCGCAAGGCCGCCGGCACCGACGAGACGTGGGCGGAGGCCGTGCCGGGCGCCAAGGACGGGCCCATCCAGGACATGAAGATGCGCTACGGCGAGCAGAAGGTCGCGTGCGCGGAGCTGTCCGAGCGCTACCTGCCGGAGCACCCGAAGCTGCTGGAGTGCAACCGCAAGCTGGCCGTGGTGCGCGAGGACCTGCTCAAGAGCCTGGGCAACGTGGTGCGCGCGGCGGAGCTGCAGCTGCTGGAGGTGAAGGGCGAGGAGCGCAACCTCAACAAGCTCCTGGATGAGACGAAGGCCGAGGCCTTCCTCGTGAACAAGAAGGCCATCGAGTACGGGCAGCTCCAGCGCGAGTCGGACGACAACCAGCGGCGGTACGAGGACGTGCTCAAGCGCCTCAAGGACGTGGAGCTGTCCAGCCTGCTGCGCACGAGCAACGTGCGCGTGCTGGACGCGGCGCGGCCGGCGCTGGTGCCGGTGCGCCCGCACACGCGGCGCAACCTGATGGTGGGCTGGGTGATGGGCCTGCTCCTGGGCCTGGGCGCGGCGGTGCTGCTGGAGTTCCTGGAGAACACCGTCACGTCGCAGGCGGACGTGGAGGAGGGGCTGGGGCTGGCGTTCCTGGGCGTGGTGCCGCGCATGGAGGGCGGAAGGGAGCAGGGCGAGCGCGACCTGTACGTGCACCGCGCGCCGCGCTCCGCGGTGGCGGAGTGCTGCCGCGCGGTGCGCACGAACCTGCTGTTCATGTCGCCGGATGAGCCCTTCAAGACGCTGGTGGTGACGTCCAGCGGTCCCCAGGAGGGCAAGTCCACCACCTGCATCAACCTGGGTGTGGCCATGGCCCAGAGCGGCAACCGCGTGCTGCTGCTGGACACGGACATGCGCCGGCCCCGGCTGCACCGCGCGTTCGGCGTACCCAATGACGTGGGCATCAGCTCGCTGGTGGTGGGCGAGGGCTCGCTGGACAAGGCGGTGAAGAGCACGGAGGTGCCCAACCTCTTCGTGCTGCCGTGTGGCCCGCTGCCGCCGAACCCGGCGGAGCTGCTGCACACGCGCGCCTTCAAGGACCTGCTGCGCGCGGCGTCGGAGAAGTTCGACCGCGTCATCCTGGACAGCCCGCCGCTCAACGCCGTGGTGGACGCGGCGGTGCTGGCCACGCAGGCGGACGGCGTGGTGATGGTGTTCAAGGCGAACAAGACGGACCGGGGGGCCGCGAAGCGCGCCCTGCGCTCGCTGGCGGACGTGCAGGCGCGCATGTTCGGCGCCATCCTCAACGACGTGGACCTGCGTCAGCCGCGCTACGGCGACACGTACCTGGGCTACCAGGGCTACGGCCCGACCCAGGACGGGCCGAAGGGCGCGAAGGGCGGGGTGGCGCCGTCGTGA
- a CDS encoding glycosyltransferase family 4 protein → MRILFLNPVGILGGAERALLDLLACLRTLEPSLSPHLLVGTEGPLVEAARALGVETRALPLPPELSALGDSGLRGQGLAGGLRFVRDSAPAALLLARYGVALRRAVREAAPDLLHSNGIKTHLLTVATAGLPMPRVWHVHDFLGERPLVRRALAGLRPLASAAIANSRAVGDDARTVLGDVPVHVVHNGVDTERFCPGPGDGAHLDAQAGLPPAPEGTLRVGLVATYARWKGHDVFLEAAARLTRQAPSLPVRFYLVGAPLYRTPDSQFTNAELREHIEHHGLTGRVGLVPFQSEPARVYRTLDVFVHASTRREPFGLTIAEALACGRAAVVSKESGAAEALHDGEDVLAIAPGDARALSDALLRLLQDAPLRERLATAARHTAVRCFSRERYAREILAVYRRLVPGSNG, encoded by the coding sequence GTGCGCATCCTGTTCCTCAACCCCGTGGGAATCCTGGGCGGTGCCGAACGCGCGCTGCTGGATCTGCTCGCGTGCCTGCGCACGCTGGAGCCGTCCCTGTCGCCGCACCTGCTCGTGGGCACCGAAGGCCCCCTCGTGGAGGCGGCCCGGGCGCTGGGCGTGGAGACCCGCGCGCTGCCCCTTCCCCCCGAGCTGTCGGCGCTGGGCGACAGTGGTCTGCGCGGCCAGGGACTCGCGGGAGGCCTGCGCTTCGTGCGCGACTCAGCGCCCGCGGCGCTGCTGCTCGCACGCTACGGCGTCGCCCTGCGGCGGGCGGTGCGCGAAGCGGCCCCGGACCTGCTTCACTCCAACGGCATCAAGACGCACCTGCTGACGGTCGCCACCGCGGGCCTGCCCATGCCGCGCGTCTGGCACGTCCATGACTTCCTGGGCGAGCGTCCCCTCGTGCGGCGCGCGCTGGCCGGACTGCGCCCGCTGGCCTCGGCCGCCATCGCGAACTCGCGGGCCGTGGGTGACGATGCGCGGACGGTGCTCGGCGACGTGCCGGTGCACGTGGTGCACAACGGCGTGGACACGGAGCGCTTCTGCCCGGGCCCCGGTGACGGTGCGCACCTGGACGCGCAGGCCGGGCTGCCCCCGGCGCCCGAAGGCACGCTGCGCGTAGGCCTGGTGGCCACCTACGCGCGCTGGAAGGGACATGACGTCTTCCTGGAGGCCGCCGCGCGGCTGACGCGGCAGGCCCCTTCGCTGCCCGTGCGCTTCTACCTGGTGGGCGCGCCCCTCTACCGCACGCCCGACTCACAGTTCACCAACGCGGAGCTGCGCGAACACATCGAACACCACGGCCTCACCGGACGCGTGGGGCTGGTGCCCTTCCAGTCCGAGCCCGCGCGCGTGTACCGGACCCTGGACGTCTTCGTGCACGCGAGCACCCGCCGCGAACCCTTCGGCCTCACCATCGCGGAGGCGCTCGCCTGCGGTCGGGCCGCCGTCGTGTCCAAGGAGAGTGGCGCGGCGGAGGCGCTGCATGACGGCGAGGACGTGCTGGCCATCGCCCCGGGCGACGCACGGGCCCTGTCGGACGCCCTGCTGCGCCTGCTCCAGGACGCCCCCTTGCGCGAACGCCTGGCGACAGCGGCCCGGCACACCGCCGTGCGCTGCTTCTCCCGCGAGCGCTACGCCCGGGAGATCCTCGCCGTGTACCGGCGGCTCGTGCCAGGGAGCAACGGGTGA